A stretch of [Clostridium] innocuum DNA encodes these proteins:
- a CDS encoding cold shock domain-containing protein gives MLSKDEDRCVHGTCIWFSDEKGYGFLLSDDGVSSMVHYTDIKEPGFKRLYRGQRVTYEELETEKGRSARRVKYVKDFTSIADHSSL, from the coding sequence ATGCTATCTAAGGATGAAGATCGTTGCGTCCATGGTACCTGTATTTGGTTCAGCGATGAAAAAGGTTATGGTTTCCTATTATCTGATGATGGTGTTTCCAGTATGGTTCATTACACAGATATAAAAGAACCAGGCTTCAAGAGACTTTACAGAGGTCAAAGAGTCACCTATGAAGAATTGGAAACAGAAAAAGGAAGATCAGCCCGTCGAGTAAAATATGTGAAGGATTTTACTTCTATCGCAGATCATTCATCGCTGTGA
- a CDS encoding Gfo/Idh/MocA family oxidoreductase: protein MIHVGIMGLGQIAHRVAKGICYAENAELYAVGSRSLEKAREFQRLYGAQKIYDSYERLLQDPQVEMVYICTPNHLHFEHIQNALRHGKHVLCEKPLVANAEQLKECFQLARSSNLFLMEAEKTLFTPLNRKLKQLVKEGVIGQLRYVEGSYSYPIDLSEMKEDHWCFSKEAGGSVYDVGVYPICYANWFSDGCISDIQAVKDCAAGGYDMFTQALLTYDNGVIASVRSGWKQWMDNRGVLYGSKGSIETENFWKNTRAILKRDGICTPIEVDMKSDFTGEVEHAAACIQQGLLESPILGERQSMEIMKVLEYVKSL, encoded by the coding sequence ATGATACATGTAGGAATTATGGGTCTGGGACAGATTGCGCATCGAGTAGCTAAGGGAATCTGCTATGCAGAAAACGCAGAGCTGTATGCGGTTGGCTCACGCTCCTTAGAAAAAGCAAGGGAATTTCAGAGACTATATGGAGCTCAAAAAATTTATGACAGCTATGAAAGACTCCTGCAGGATCCGCAGGTGGAGATGGTATATATATGCACACCAAATCATTTGCATTTCGAGCATATTCAAAACGCTTTGCGCCATGGAAAGCATGTTTTATGTGAAAAGCCGCTGGTGGCGAATGCTGAGCAGCTAAAGGAGTGCTTTCAGCTGGCACGCAGCAGCAATCTGTTTCTGATGGAAGCAGAAAAGACATTATTTACGCCGCTGAACAGAAAACTCAAGCAGCTGGTGAAGGAAGGAGTGATTGGACAGCTTCGGTATGTGGAGGGCAGCTATTCCTATCCAATCGATCTTTCAGAAATGAAGGAGGATCACTGGTGCTTCTCTAAAGAAGCAGGCGGCAGCGTCTATGATGTCGGTGTGTATCCGATCTGTTATGCGAACTGGTTTTCCGATGGATGTATCTCTGACATTCAGGCGGTCAAGGATTGTGCAGCAGGGGGCTATGATATGTTCACACAGGCGTTGCTCACCTACGATAACGGCGTAATTGCCAGTGTGCGCAGCGGCTGGAAGCAGTGGATGGATAATCGCGGGGTGTTGTATGGCAGTAAGGGAAGCATTGAGACAGAAAACTTCTGGAAGAATACCCGAGCGATTCTAAAAAGGGATGGTATCTGTACCCCCATCGAGGTTGACATGAAATCCGACTTTACCGGAGAGGTGGAGCATGCGGCGGCATGCATACAGCAGGGGCTGCTGGAGAGTCCGATTCTGGGAGAGCGGCAGAGCATGGAAATTATGAAAGTTCTGGAATATGTGAAATCTCTTTAA
- a CDS encoding TIGR00266 family protein has translation MKYEIIGGQLPAVVCKLDRGEKMFTESGGMCWMEEGFSMDSNTRGGLLKGLGRAMSGESIFLTTYTSSHDHAEIAFGSSFPGKILPVTLHDGKTLIVQKNAFLAAEDGVNLQAHFRKKLGTGFFGGEGFVLQKLTGNGTAFLEIDGDIIEKTLAPGETLQVDQGYIAGFEESVHFDITTVKGLKNKFFSGEGMFLATLSGPGKIWLQTMPFSVLADRVISLVPKN, from the coding sequence ATGAAATATGAAATTATCGGCGGACAGCTGCCGGCCGTTGTCTGCAAGCTGGATCGCGGGGAAAAAATGTTTACTGAATCCGGTGGAATGTGCTGGATGGAAGAAGGGTTCTCTATGGATTCCAATACCCGTGGAGGGCTGCTGAAGGGACTGGGACGTGCCATGTCCGGCGAGTCTATTTTTCTAACCACGTATACCAGCAGTCACGACCATGCGGAAATCGCCTTCGGCTCCAGCTTTCCAGGTAAGATTCTGCCGGTTACCCTGCATGATGGAAAGACGCTCATTGTTCAGAAAAACGCCTTTCTTGCTGCAGAGGACGGTGTGAATCTACAGGCACATTTCCGCAAAAAACTGGGTACCGGATTTTTCGGCGGTGAGGGCTTTGTCTTACAGAAGCTGACAGGAAACGGTACAGCCTTCCTTGAGATAGATGGAGATATCATCGAAAAAACACTGGCTCCCGGTGAAACCTTGCAGGTGGATCAGGGGTATATCGCCGGATTCGAGGAATCTGTACACTTTGATATCACAACGGTAAAGGGATTGAAAAACAAGTTTTTCAGTGGTGAAGGGATGTTCCTTGCGACGTTAAGCGGTCCCGGCAAAATCTGGCTGCAGACAATGCCATTCAGTGTTTTGGCAGACCGTGTAATTTCTCTGGTGCCTAAAAATTAA
- a CDS encoding aminotransferase class V-fold PLP-dependent enzyme — protein MKIESKCLHAGYEPKNGEPRVLPIYQSTTYKYDSTDFVGQLFDLTAEGHMYSRISNPTVDAVEKKIAALEGGVGALCTTSGQSATFLALMNVLESGDHLVASSTIYGGSVNLLSITFRKFGIEVSYVDPDAAAEEIEKLIRPNTKAVFGEIMANPAMNVLDIEKFASVAHAHDIPLFVDNTFATPVLCQPFRFGADIVIHSTTKYMDGHALQVGGVIVDGGSFNWANGKFPGLSTPDASYHGIVYTDTFKEAAYITKARVQLMRDLGCYPAAHSAFLLNLGLETLAVRMERHCANAQRTAEFLESQDAVEFVNYPGLKQNKYHALAQKYLPKGCCGVISFSIKGGRERAAAFIDHLKMVSLEVHVADIRTCILHPASSTHRQLTDEQLVNCGITPGLIRLSCGIEHIDDILEDLTQAFAQI, from the coding sequence ATGAAAATTGAATCGAAATGTCTGCATGCAGGCTATGAACCGAAAAACGGAGAACCTCGTGTTCTGCCGATTTACCAGAGTACGACCTATAAATATGACTCTACAGACTTTGTCGGACAGCTGTTTGACCTGACAGCGGAGGGACACATGTATTCCCGTATCTCCAATCCGACGGTGGATGCGGTAGAGAAAAAAATCGCAGCACTGGAGGGTGGTGTCGGAGCACTTTGTACAACATCCGGACAGTCCGCAACCTTCCTTGCTTTAATGAATGTGCTGGAAAGCGGAGACCATCTGGTTGCTTCCTCTACCATTTACGGAGGTTCAGTCAATCTGTTGTCTATCACCTTCCGAAAATTCGGCATCGAAGTGTCCTATGTGGATCCGGATGCGGCTGCAGAGGAAATCGAAAAGCTGATTCGCCCGAATACGAAAGCGGTATTTGGAGAGATTATGGCAAACCCTGCCATGAATGTACTGGATATTGAGAAATTTGCCAGTGTCGCACATGCACATGATATTCCGCTGTTTGTCGATAATACCTTTGCAACGCCTGTCCTGTGTCAGCCGTTTCGTTTCGGTGCGGACATCGTCATTCACAGCACAACAAAATATATGGATGGACATGCCCTGCAGGTTGGCGGTGTTATCGTTGATGGGGGATCCTTCAACTGGGCAAACGGCAAATTCCCGGGTCTGAGCACACCGGATGCCTCCTATCATGGTATCGTGTATACGGATACCTTCAAGGAAGCAGCTTATATCACCAAGGCCAGAGTTCAGCTGATGCGTGATCTGGGCTGTTATCCGGCTGCGCATTCTGCATTCCTGTTGAATCTGGGGCTGGAAACGCTGGCAGTCCGTATGGAACGTCATTGTGCGAATGCACAAAGAACGGCTGAATTTCTGGAATCACAGGACGCGGTGGAATTTGTAAACTATCCGGGTCTCAAGCAGAATAAATATCACGCCCTGGCACAGAAATATCTGCCGAAGGGATGCTGTGGCGTTATTTCCTTCTCCATCAAGGGAGGAAGAGAGCGCGCAGCTGCTTTCATCGATCATTTGAAGATGGTTTCTCTGGAAGTCCATGTTGCGGATATTCGCACCTGTATTCTGCATCCGGCAAGCTCTACACACCGGCAGCTTACGGATGAACAGCTGGTAAACTGCGGTATCACACCGGGATTGATTCGACTGTCCTGCGGAATAGAGCATATTGATGATATCCTGGAAGATTTAACACAGGCGTTCGCACAGATATAG